The region ATTTTAGCTTTATATGTATACATATCTCAATATTTTAATAGTCTTAAAGCTACAAATTAAATTAGTAATACTCATAAAAAGACATAAAAAAACCCTCAAAACAGTTGTTTTAAGGGTTTAAATTATATTAAAAAACTTGATTAGTTTTTATTGTTCTTAAAATTTTCAAACTCATTAGCTTTTTCTTCTCTTGGCCAAGAGTTATTAGAAGTATCTACATCTGCCGTCTCTAATTTAGGGTCAACAGTAATACTAACGATTTCTTTTTCTGAAGCAACAGCTTTACTAATTTCTTTATCATTAAGTCTCCAAATTTGTGCTGGATACGTTTCTGTTTTAGACGTTCCGTCTGCATAAGTATACTCAACTATAATAGGCATCACTAAACCTCCTGGCTTTTCAAAAGTTACATTGTAAAAGTATTTAGGCTCTTTTAGGGCTTTTTGTTCTTCTGGAGTGAAGTTATCCATAATATACTCCTTTAAAGTCACAGAACTTTCCATTAAACTTTTTGTTTTCATGTCTTCTTTAAAGTCTTCACTACCTTCTTCTACCATATACACTAAAGGTGGTAAGTCGCTTAAACTCATTCCTCTTTGCGCAACCATGTCTTTAATTTCTTTGTTAGGCTCACTAGACACGTAATATTTTTTAACGTCTTTAACACCAATATCTACATAGTCTGTAGTATAAAACCATCCTCTCCAGAACCAATCTAAATCAAATGCAGATGCATCTTCCATAGTTCTAAAAAAGTCTTCTGGTGTTGGGTGTTTAAACATCCAACGGTTTGAATACTCTCTAAAAGCATAGTCAAATAACTCACGACCCATAACCGTTTCACGTAAAATATTAAGTGCTGTTCCTGGTTTTCCGTATGCGTTATTACCAAACTGATATGTGTTTAATCCTTTGGTCATAATAGGAGCAATATAATCTTGATCGCCTCCCATATAATTGACGATGTTAGCTGCTGGACCACGACGTGAAGGGTATTTATCCATACCTTCAGATAGACAATCTGGATACCATTCTGCAAAATCTTGCTCTGCTACGTACTGTACAAAGGTATTTAAACCTTCATCCATCCATGTCCATTGACGCTCGTCACTATTTACAATCATTGGGAAAAAATTATGTCCCACTTCATGAATAATTACAGACATCATTCCGTATTTAACTCGGTCACTATAATTACCGTCTTTATCAGGGCGTCCATAATTCCAGCAAATCATTGGGTATTCCATACCTTGATTTTTAGCATGTACAGATATTGCTTTGTGATATGGATAATCAAAAGTCATACGCGAGTACGATTTTAATGTACTTGCAACCGCTTTTGTTGACCAGTCTTCCCATAGTGGATTACCTTCTTTTGGATACATTGACACAGCCATAACATCTTTATTACCAATCTTTACAGCCATCATGTCCCAAATAAATTTACGAGAAGTTGCAAAACCAAAGTCACGTACATTCTCTGCATACAACTTCCATGTTTTTTTCTTAGTCGATCTTTGTTTCTCTGCAGCTTCTGCTTCTGCTTGTGTTACAATTAGAACAGGCTCATCGTACGATTTTTTTGCTTGTTCATAACGCTTCATCATATCTTTAGAAAAAACTTCTTTTCTGTTAGTTAATTTTCCAGTAGCATCCAAAATATGATCAGCAGGTACTGTAATATTAACTTCAAAATTACCAAATGGTAATGCAAACTCGTCACGTCCCCAAAATTGTGAATTCTGCCATCCCTCTACATCATTGTATACTGCCATTCTAGGATAGAATTGTGCAATAACGTAAGCTCTGTTATCATCTTCTGGAAAATACTCGTATCCTGAACGTCCACGTCCATTTACGTGATCATTAATATTGTACCACCATTTAATTGAGAATGTAAATTGCTCTCCAGTTTTTAAAGCAGTAGGCAATTCTACTCGCATCATTGTACGGTTTATCATGTGTGGTAAGGCACGTCCTTTACTATCTTTTACAGCTTCAATATTGAATCCTCCATCAAAACCATCCGTCATATAGCTATTTGTGAAGGTTGATATTTGTTGTGCTGGCGCTACTCCTCCACCTTGAATTAATGGTGTTTTTGAATCTTTAGCACGCATATTTTGATCCAATTGCACCCAAAGATAATTTAGCTTATCTGGTGAATTATTGGTGTACGTTATAGTTTCAAAACCATATAATTTGGCATTAGTATCGTCTAATTCAATATCCATTTTGTAATCAGCTTGTTGCTGATAGTACGCTTGTCCTGGAGCTCCAGACGCAGCTCTATACATATTTGGAGTTGAAAACTCATCGTACAACTGTTTAAACTTATTGTTGTTGGTGTGACCTGGTTGACGTTCTTCTTTTTCTTCAGCTTGGTCTTGTGCAAATGCACTTACAGACACGAATAATACTGAAAGAAATAAATACTTTAGTTTTTTCATTGTGAGTGTTTGTTACTTTAAGGACGTGAATTTAACAAAAATTAACGTTGTAAAAAGCGTTTGTTAAAAGTTTAACAAACCTTTATCGTTCTCTGGAATTAAAACAAAAGTTTTGTGTTTACCATTAATTTTTGTTCTAACAATGTTTTTTTGGTCATCAAATACATCGTAGAGAACTTTATTTTGTATTTGAAAACTTTTAATCGATGCTACGTTTTCAATTTCTAAATAACAATGCATGATATCGTCATCATATTTTTTTCCAATAAACGTTATTGCTTTTGGCTGATTGTTTATAGTTATTACTATTTTATTAAGTAGATATTTTTTTATATAAGTATCTATTGTAGCTTCATCTTCATTATTATTTAATGTAATAGTTTCGTCATATCGTTGACGCAATAACTTTTCAAAATCATCCACAAAAATTCTTGATATAATTTGTAACGATTGTTTGTCTTTTACATATTCTATTTGAGTAATACTGACATAATATTTATGTACATTGGTAAACGAGAATAATGTAAATAAGAATATAAACAGTGAATATTTAAGTGCTTTCATTGAAAATTTTATAGGATTACAAATCTAATGGATTACTGTCAAAAAGCATTCCAATTAATTAGTTTAATCTTGTTCTTGAAGATTTTTATTGTATTGATCTAGTTTCTTTTTAAAAAACGCTAAAGCTTCTAAGTTGCTTTTACTACATACGTTTCTAAAATCTTTATCCTCTTGTACAAAATAAAAAAAATCTGCATGATGCTTTTCATCTAGTGGATTTGATGCGAAAAAGTCTGCAGCTAAATCGTTTTTAAGTCTTGCTAATAAAGCATCATCATTTTCTAGTTTAACAATTTCCTTAAGTTTTTTTGTACGTCCACTAATCGCATTCATGATAGGATTTAAAGGAATATTACCTGATAGCATTCCTAAAAGCACGTCCTTTACATTTAAATCGCCAGCTTCAAACAAGCGTCTTTCTGCTTGTGTTTTAGGTTTGCCTTTATAACCAGGAATACCAACATCATAAAAATTAATATCTGGTTTAGCATCAGAATTTAATATATCATCTTCCAAATTACCAGATAATGGTTCGACTAAAAACACTTCGTCTAACTCATTAGTTAATATCTCTAAAAAAACGTTTAACGTTTTTGAAGTAATCTCATCAGAATTAACAACTTTAACTAAGGTCTTGTATTGCACTGCTGTAAAAATGATAGTATCATTTACTTTAGCCTTTATTGTAAATTCACCGTCTTTGTTAGATGTTGCATTGGTAAGAGATGTTTTATTTAAAACATGTATGTTTTCAACATCGTCATCTCCAGAAATAAAACCAGAGAGTTCAATAGTTTGTGCTTGCAAACTCTGAAAGAGAATTACTAAACCAATAATTAATACAGATTTAATCTTTTTCAACTACTGGCTTTAAAAATTCTTGACTTTGCTTGTGCAGATATTCTATAAGTTGCATTTCTTTTCCGTTTTCTAGCAATTTGGTATCAAAACCATTAGTTTCTACGTGTGCAATAAACGCTTCAACTTTTTCTTCTGGAATTTTAAAATTTACGGTAAAATATTCGTGCGTGTAAGTATCGCCTAAAGAGGAAACCTCTTCAACGTTGGAATCTGTTGATTTTTTCTTGTTTTTCTTTTTAAATATCAAACCTACTAAACCACTAAGAATCGCCATACCATTAGCTTGGTAGCGTATTCTATCGTTTTGACTCATAGCTGCAAGATTTTCGACTTTACTATATTGGTCATTAGAAAATTCATACAGGCTAATATCATCCACTCCAAAATAAATTGCGTCCATATCAGGATTAAAGGTTTCTGCATTAGCAACATCTTCTTTTAAAATACCTGTTAAATCATAGGATAGTATAACCACTTCATCTAACTTATTGACTTGCTCAACAAGAAAAACATTCATTTGTTTAGAGTCTATAACATCTTGTGCCACAGCGACATTAAAATCTTTAAATTGCAAGGCATGTATATTAATTTTATCATTAAGCATTGCACTAATAGTAAATTCTCCATTAGCATCTGTAACGGTTCCTTGGTTAGAAGATGAATTATAAACTGATATTCCCTCAAGATCTGGAGAAGCAACTATAATTTTACCTTTAATCTCTACTCTAGTAGAATCTTGAGCATTAACAAAAGTAAAGGCTAATAAAAAAATGGCAATAAGGTATGTTTTCATGGTGGTTGATTTTAAGTAAATTAATAACTTTTAGTCTTAATTTTTATCTAAAGCCAGTATAATCTTTTGTTAAAAGCTACGATTACTTAAATTTACGAAAACTAAAACTATGAAGCAATTATTAATTGCAAGTACTTCTACCCTTCATTCTGGTGGTTATTTAGAATATATATTGGATGCGTTGACCCTTCATTTTAAAAATGTTGATAATATTATTTTTATACCGTATGCTAGACCAAGTGGAATTTCTCATGACGATTACACTAAAAAAGCAGCTCAAGCCTTTAAAAAGATCAATATTAAAGTAAAAGGGTTGCATGAGTTTGACAACCCTGTAGATGCACTTAAAAATGCGAAAGGTATTTTTACAGGAGGCGGAAACACTTTTGTTTTAGTCAACGCATTATATAAATTTAATCTTATTGAAACTCTTAAAGCCACTATTAATAATGGTACACCATATTTAGGTACAAGTGCAGGAAGTAATATTTGTGGATTAACCATATCCACCACTAATGATATGCCTATAGTGTATCCACCAAGTTTTAAAACTTTAGGATTAGTACCATTTAATATAAATCCGCATTACTTAGATCCAGATTCAAATAGTAAACATATGGGAGAAACTAGAGAAACAAGGATTAAAGAGTTTCATCAATTTAATACCCAACCTGTTGTTGGATTACGTGAAGGAAGTTGGCTAGAAGTAAAAGGGTCTTCTATACAACTTAAAGGGACTTTAAAAGCAAGAATTTTTGAATATGAAAATGAACCTTATGAAATTGAAACAGGTACGTTTTTAAATGAATTAAAATAAAAAAGCCTAATCGTTAAATTAGGCTTTCTAGAGCGAGAGACCAGGTTCGAACTGGCGACATTCAGCTTGGAAGGCTGACGCTCTACCAACTGAGCTACTCTCGCATTTCCGTTGGCAAATATAAAAAGTATTATAGTTTAAACAACAAAAAATCAAAGTGTTTTATAAAAATGATACCCATAAATTTCATACCCTTCATTATAATAAAATTTGTGTGAAGGATAATTTTGCACGTAAGTGTTTAGTTCTGAAGTTGTACACCCTTTACCTTTAGCATAATCATACAGCCATTTAAAAAATTGCTTACCCAAACCTTTACTTTGATAAGCCTCTTCAATATACACATGATCCACTTCCATACTTTTTCCTGCATAGTGTCTGGTTTGAAACCACATCCCACAAATACCAATTAATATATCTCCATCAAACACACCAGCACATTCATAATTTTCTGTAATCATTTTGGCAAAGCGCTCTTTTAAAATCGCATCAGAATTAGCATGGTTAGTTAATTTTTGAACTAATGGTATAATAGAATTTATTTCTGTTTTATCAATTATTTTAAAGCTGAAAGACATTGTGTTTGTTTTCAGTAAAATTAGTTAATTTTGAAATACTTCAAATACTATAAATGAAAATCATTACGGAAACTGATAGGTTATATCTAAGAGAATTTATTCCAGAAGATGCGATTCATTTTTATCAAATGAATTTAGATAAAGAAGTTATTAAATATACAGGTGATGTTGCTTTTAAATCTTTAATTGAAGCTAAAGAATTTCTACAATCCTATAACCAATATCAATTACATAACATGGGTCGTTGGGCTGTTTGCGACAAGAAAACGAATGAGTTTTTAGGTTGGTGTGGATTAAAATACCATCCAAAAGACGATTTAGTTGAAGTGGGTTATCGTTTTTATAAAACCCATTGGAACAAAGGTTATGCAACAGAAAGCGCTAAAGCATCTATACAATATGGTTTTGAAACCTTAAAACTAAAAACCATATTTGCACATGCGCATATTGATAATTTAGCTTCGCATAACGTCATTGAAAAATGTGGGCTACAATTTGTTGATCAGAATAATTACGATGGTATGCCTGCAAAACTTTACAAAATTGATAATCCAGATATAACAATAAAAACTATTTCAGGTTCGCATACAATCCCAATTAGACATTCAGTTCTACGAAAAGGAAAACCAGTAGAAGCCTGTCCTATACCTGAAGATGATTTAGAAAGCACCTATCATTTTGGGCTATTTTATAAAGATAATCTAGTGGGTGTTTGTACGTTTGTAGCAGATCAATCTCCATATTTTAATGATGCAGTTCAGTACAGATTACGAGCAATGGGAGTTTTAGAAGAGTATCAAGGAAATCATTTTGGAAAACATTTGTTAAACCATGGTGTTGCCTTTTTAAAAACCAAAAACATAGATAGGTTGTGGTTTAATGCTAGACTTATCGCACTAAATTTTTATAAAAATAATGGATTTTCAACTATTGGTAATCAATTTGATATCCCTAAAGTAGGACCACATTATGTCATGCATAAAGCTTTACAATGAATAGAAAAAACCTAATAACCTGTTTAATATTAGCATTGGTGACTTTTACTGTCTTTCCACAATTTGCTTTTTATCAATACTCTATCTCTGCAGACGAGCTAATGGGTAAAGGAACGCCTCAACTTTTTGGTGAACAATACAAGCTTAGAGAGGCTGCTCATTTAGCCTTTAAAAAAATGCAAGCTGCAGCTGCAAAAGACGGAATAAGTATTGGCGCAGTATCTAGTTACAGAAATTTTAATCATCAAAAACGAATTTGGGAGCGCAAGTTTAAAAGAAACAAAGCAAAAGGATTATCAGATTCAATTAACATTAGAAAAATTATAGAATATTCAACAATTCTAGGTACGTCACGTCATCATTGGGGAACAGATATAGATATTTATCAAACTAATGTAAAACAACCTAAACAGATATTAGTACCTGAAAATTTTCATGGTAATGGTGCCTATTGCAAACTCAAAGAGTGGATGGATAAAAATGCAAATACCTATGGATTTTATCTAGTTTATACAGACAATGCCAATAGAAAAGGATTTAAATATGAACCTTGGCATTACAGTTACAAACCATTGTCCGTATCTTATTTAAAAACTTACAGAACTCTAAATATTTCTGATATTTTACAAAGTGAAGATTTACTAGGGATAGACGCTTTTACAAAAAGCTTTATAAATCAGTACATCAATCAAAATATTTTGGATATTAATCCAGAACTTTTGTAAATTGTTACATTAAAATTTAATTATAATGAGAAATTTAAAAGGACGTTTATTAATAGGTTTGTGTATCGCTGCATTTTTTGGCTTTAAATATTGTAGCCAACAACAAATCAATCCATATACAGGAAAAAAACAAGCCATTTCTATGACTGTTGATCAGGAAATACAAATGGGCTTGCAAAGTCGTGACCAAATGGCTGCTCAACATGGTGGCTTGTATCCAAACGAAAACTATCAAGCTTTAGTTGATAATGTG is a window of Olleya sp. YS DNA encoding:
- the pepE gene encoding dipeptidase PepE, which gives rise to MKQLLIASTSTLHSGGYLEYILDALTLHFKNVDNIIFIPYARPSGISHDDYTKKAAQAFKKINIKVKGLHEFDNPVDALKNAKGIFTGGGNTFVLVNALYKFNLIETLKATINNGTPYLGTSAGSNICGLTISTTNDMPIVYPPSFKTLGLVPFNINPHYLDPDSNSKHMGETRETRIKEFHQFNTQPVVGLREGSWLEVKGSSIQLKGTLKARIFEYENEPYEIETGTFLNELK
- a CDS encoding GNAT family N-acetyltransferase; its protein translation is MKIITETDRLYLREFIPEDAIHFYQMNLDKEVIKYTGDVAFKSLIEAKEFLQSYNQYQLHNMGRWAVCDKKTNEFLGWCGLKYHPKDDLVEVGYRFYKTHWNKGYATESAKASIQYGFETLKLKTIFAHAHIDNLASHNVIEKCGLQFVDQNNYDGMPAKLYKIDNPDITIKTISGSHTIPIRHSVLRKGKPVEACPIPEDDLESTYHFGLFYKDNLVGVCTFVADQSPYFNDAVQYRLRAMGVLEEYQGNHFGKHLLNHGVAFLKTKNIDRLWFNARLIALNFYKNNGFSTIGNQFDIPKVGPHYVMHKALQ
- a CDS encoding carboxypeptidase-like regulatory domain-containing protein; its protein translation is MKTYLIAIFLLAFTFVNAQDSTRVEIKGKIIVASPDLEGISVYNSSSNQGTVTDANGEFTISAMLNDKINIHALQFKDFNVAVAQDVIDSKQMNVFLVEQVNKLDEVVILSYDLTGILKEDVANAETFNPDMDAIYFGVDDISLYEFSNDQYSKVENLAAMSQNDRIRYQANGMAILSGLVGLIFKKKNKKKSTDSNVEEVSSLGDTYTHEYFTVNFKIPEEKVEAFIAHVETNGFDTKLLENGKEMQLIEYLHKQSQEFLKPVVEKD
- a CDS encoding M1 family metallopeptidase; this translates as MKKLKYLFLSVLFVSVSAFAQDQAEEKEERQPGHTNNNKFKQLYDEFSTPNMYRAASGAPGQAYYQQQADYKMDIELDDTNAKLYGFETITYTNNSPDKLNYLWVQLDQNMRAKDSKTPLIQGGGVAPAQQISTFTNSYMTDGFDGGFNIEAVKDSKGRALPHMINRTMMRVELPTALKTGEQFTFSIKWWYNINDHVNGRGRSGYEYFPEDDNRAYVIAQFYPRMAVYNDVEGWQNSQFWGRDEFALPFGNFEVNITVPADHILDATGKLTNRKEVFSKDMMKRYEQAKKSYDEPVLIVTQAEAEAAEKQRSTKKKTWKLYAENVRDFGFATSRKFIWDMMAVKIGNKDVMAVSMYPKEGNPLWEDWSTKAVASTLKSYSRMTFDYPYHKAISVHAKNQGMEYPMICWNYGRPDKDGNYSDRVKYGMMSVIIHEVGHNFFPMIVNSDERQWTWMDEGLNTFVQYVAEQDFAEWYPDCLSEGMDKYPSRRGPAANIVNYMGGDQDYIAPIMTKGLNTYQFGNNAYGKPGTALNILRETVMGRELFDYAFREYSNRWMFKHPTPEDFFRTMEDASAFDLDWFWRGWFYTTDYVDIGVKDVKKYYVSSEPNKEIKDMVAQRGMSLSDLPPLVYMVEEGSEDFKEDMKTKSLMESSVTLKEYIMDNFTPEEQKALKEPKYFYNVTFEKPGGLVMPIIVEYTYADGTSKTETYPAQIWRLNDKEISKAVASEKEIVSITVDPKLETADVDTSNNSWPREEKANEFENFKNNKN
- a CDS encoding DUF6702 family protein, whose product is MKALKYSLFIFLFTLFSFTNVHKYYVSITQIEYVKDKQSLQIISRIFVDDFEKLLRQRYDETITLNNNEDEATIDTYIKKYLLNKIVITINNQPKAITFIGKKYDDDIMHCYLEIENVASIKSFQIQNKVLYDVFDDQKNIVRTKINGKHKTFVLIPENDKGLLNF
- a CDS encoding GNAT family N-acetyltransferase, translated to MSFSFKIIDKTEINSIIPLVQKLTNHANSDAILKERFAKMITENYECAGVFDGDILIGICGMWFQTRHYAGKSMEVDHVYIEEAYQSKGLGKQFFKWLYDYAKGKGCTTSELNTYVQNYPSHKFYYNEGYEIYGYHFYKTL
- a CDS encoding M15 family metallopeptidase, translated to MNRKNLITCLILALVTFTVFPQFAFYQYSISADELMGKGTPQLFGEQYKLREAAHLAFKKMQAAAAKDGISIGAVSSYRNFNHQKRIWERKFKRNKAKGLSDSINIRKIIEYSTILGTSRHHWGTDIDIYQTNVKQPKQILVPENFHGNGAYCKLKEWMDKNANTYGFYLVYTDNANRKGFKYEPWHYSYKPLSVSYLKTYRTLNISDILQSEDLLGIDAFTKSFINQYINQNILDINPELL